The sequence TTGGGAGAAATGGTTGAGCAATCGGTGCTGGCACTGGAAAAGCAGCAAGGGTCAAATCCAGTGTTATCAGAAGGAATCCACGATTGGGTGTTTGAGTGCCATGGGTTTTTGCACAATGCGGGTTTGATCATCGCTTCCTTTCTCTTCCTCTTGTACTTAGCACTGCAAGCTAAAAAGAGCTTCCTCAAACTCTCCCATGGCCGCTCTTATATCATTATTTCCTATTACGCTTCCCTCTGGCTTGTCAGCATCCTCAATCTTCTTTGGTGCTTTTCCCAGGTCAACCTATTTTTTCTCACAATTTCTTCAATTTAGTGCATGTTTGGGTTCAAATTCCGGTTAACgtgtgattttaaataaaatgttcacttttttatttggtttcacGTTGAAGAATAGATTGATTCTGTgtccaaaattgattttgaattgaagtaactttgtgtttggataaaaaaaatcatactacttacttgcttttaatttttattttttaaaaaaaacatcatcaatTTTGCAAACATTCACCCAAACACACACTTAGAGGATGTTTGGTTCTGCAGTAAACCTCCCAAAACCACATCAAAGACGTGGAAACACTGTCATGATCCCAAGTAGCTTTGCATTCAGTGGGTATATGGGCACTTTTATTTTTCAGCACACCGCTACACCAAACATGCACTTAGTAGGGTAAAACTTTTAGTAGTAATTTGTATAGAGGTACGATTTTGGGatcaaattgaatattttttttaactatatcttattttgttgtataatggtgttaattattatttgtgatTTGCTTGCGTCGGTGAATGTTTAATTCTTTGGTCGATGCAGGCGTGGGAGTGCTCTCCTGGGAAAGAGTTTGCGTGGAACTTGTTGTCCCTCTTTACTACTTCTGGAATGTTGTTTCTAGAAGTGAGCTTGCTGGCTTTTTTGCTTCAAGGAAATAGTACCACTGGCTTAGAGGCGTTGACACGAACTTTTGGTATATCAGGGATTATTGTTGGTTTTGATATCTTGTTGAAGGTAATTCTGTCGTTTTCTCTGTGAGCTTGCTGCTTGTCGTTATTATAATTAAAGTGTATGAATTGTTGCAATTGCACCTTTTCCTTGTTAG comes from Glycine soja cultivar W05 chromosome 20, ASM419377v2, whole genome shotgun sequence and encodes:
- the LOC114402370 gene encoding transmembrane protein adipocyte-associated 1 homolog, which gives rise to MVEQSVLALEKQQGSNPVLSEGIHDWVFECHGFLHNAGLIIASFLFLLYLALQAKKSFLKLSHGRSYIIISYYASLWLVSILNLLWCFSQAWECSPGKEFAWNLLSLFTTSGMLFLEVSLLAFLLQGNSTTGLEALTRTFGISGIIVGFDILLKAIYLFAFGIPIFINSDYPTPHVKWNLWVAHELLLTLVYGFILFMYHSRWRERLPARPAYYKYVTIMLILNAIALFACGITGNGTAFGFWLYHFTVVCYHAAYLPLLYITFLADFFQEEDLHLENVYYSEMKDAGFFEADWN